In the genome of Populus alba chromosome 11, ASM523922v2, whole genome shotgun sequence, one region contains:
- the LOC140956087 gene encoding uncharacterized protein, with the protein MYSKLLSIEQITLIPLTPLQPPYPNWYKPDMKCEYHDGVAGYNIESCNAFRNKLLQLIKAGWITFDDAPNVKSHHLPNHAASSGGVNVVGSGYLSEFEPVMNGNNYYKFHGKVGHHIDDCEEFHQEVKRMLTFGMIRIGSEEESSEVGIVGCQEKKIKVCRLQPTVGGPPKLILTRPVCTNSGSYGTMPYNYGYSFNIKNPTPVFHIEIDGLTRSGRCFTPEELERQRKAKGKEIVDAFKSMEVNKPISEDKSNEFLKLVKYSEYNVVDQLKKTSARISLISLILSSELHHKALQKVLNKAYMPQDITQDTMEHLVGRIQASNYLYFTEDELDPEGTGHNKPLYITVKYKDCLIGKVLVDNGSVLNVLPRHILDEMPIDATYMRPSTMTVRAYDGSPRQVIGTIDIELFIGPQMFLITLQVMDIHPSYNMLLGRPWIHATGAVTSSLHQCLKYIINGTLVKVKAEETLSMIRNVSVPYIEAEDCKDGNLHAFEVVNTEWVPENTVLRRPMISDTARMIAKCFLKHGLPFQNDPITGNLERVNIMKIKAADQRFGLSFKPKKDDYQRAARIKRERRLARMEGRKPEEEDIVIPPIHVSFPKSAYVMKPENMMEVLGQKIVVMDINNVEEGIENEYCIENEWPNFDKDVIAMDEEEWNEDYMKEFTRQIKQSEHAWKPAKEELEVSNIVVVPKKDDKIRVCVDFRDLNKSSPKDNFLLPHIDILVDNAARSSTYSFMDRFSGYNQIKMAEEDKKKTTFVTP; encoded by the exons ATGTACTCAAAGTTGTTGAGCATTGAGCAAATAACCCTTATTCCCTTAACCCCACTGCAACCTCCATACCCAAATTGGTATAAGCCAGATATGAAATGTGAGTATCATGATGGCGTTGCTGGGTATAACATTGAAAGTTGTAATGCATTTAGAAACAAGCTTCTGCAATTGATAAAAGCTGGATGGATAACTTTTGATGATGCACCAAATGTGAAGTCCCACCATTTGCCCAATCATGCTGCAAGCAGTGGAGGAGTGAATGTTGTAGGA TCTGGATATTTATCTGAGTTTGAACCAGTGATGAATGGAAATAACTATTATAAGTTTCATGGCAAGGTGGGACATCACATTGATGATTGTGAAGAATTTCACCAAGAAGTGAAAAGGATGTTGACTTTCGGCATGATAAGGATAGGGAGTGAAGAAGAGAGCAGTGAAGTTGGGATAGTAGGCTGtcaggagaaaaaaataaaagtttgtaGACTCCAACCAACTGTGGGTGGTCCACCAAAATTAATCCTGACCAGGCCTGTATGCACAAATAGTGGAAGTTATGGCACAATGCCTTACAATTATGGGtattctttcaacattaagAACCCTACTCCTGTCTTTCACATTGAAATCGATGGTTTAACTCGAAGTGGTCGATGTTTTACTCCAGAAGAATTAGAGAGGCAAAGGAAAGCTAAAGGAAAAGAGATAGTTGATGCTTTTAAAAGTATGGAAGTGAACAAACCTATAAGTGAAGATAAGTCTAATGAATTTCTGAAGTTGGTGAAGTATAGTGAGTATAATGTGGTAGATCAGTTGAAGAAAACTTCTGCTAGAATCTCTTTAATATCACTTATCTTGAGTTCTGAGTTACACCATAAAGCATTGCAAAAGGTGTTGAATAAAGCATATATGCCACAGGATATTACTCAAGATACAATGGAACATTTGGTGGGAAGAATTCAAGCCTCTAATTACTTATACTTCACAGAAGATGAGCTAGACCCAGAAGGGACTGGGCAtaacaagcctttatacatcacCGTGAAATATAAAGACTGTTTGATCGGCAAAGTGCTTGTGGATAATGGTTCAGTCTTGAATGTGCTTCCAAGGCATATACTAGATGAGATGCCAATTGATGCTACCTACATGAGACCAAGCACGATGACAGTTAGAGCATATGATGGTTCCCCTAGACAGGTGATAGGGACCATTGACATTGAATTGTTTATAGGGCCTCAGATGTTTTTGATAACCTTACAAGTGATGGATATCCATCCTTCGTATAACATGTTATTGGGAAGGCCATGGATACATGCCACTGGGGCTGTGACATCATCTCTACAccaatgtttgaagtacatTATCAATGGTACTCTAGTGAAAGTTAAGGCAGAAGAAACCTTGTCTATGATAAGGAATGTGTCGGTCCCTTATATTGAAGCAGAAGATTGCAAAGATGGAAATCTCCATGCCTTCGAGGTTGTTAACACTGAATGGGTACCAGAGAATACAGTGTTAAGAAGACCAATGATTTCTGATACTGCCAGAATGATAGCTAAATGCTTTTTGAAACATGGGCTACCATTCCAGAATGATCCAATTACTGGAAATCTTGAGAGAGTCAACATAATGAAAATTAAGGCTGCTGATCAGAGGTTTGGGCTTAGCTTTAAGCCTAAGAAAGATGATTACCAGAGAGCTGCTAGGATTAAGCGAGAAAGAAGGTTGGCCAGAATGGAAGGAAGAAagccagaagaagaagacattgtAATCCCACCCATCCATGTTTCTTTCCCAAAGTCAGCATATGTGATGAAACCTGAAAACATGATGGAAGTCTTGGGACAAAAAATTGTTGTCATGGATATCAACAATGTAGAGGAAG GAATTGAAAATGAATATTGCATTGAaaatgaatggccaaactttgataaggatgtgattGCAATGGACGAAGAGGAATGGAATGAAGATTATATGAAAGAGTTTACTAGACAGATAAAACAGTCTGAGCATGCTTGGAAACCTGCAAAAGAAGAATTAGAG GTATCGAACATAGTGGTTGTACCAAAGAAGGATGACAAAATCAGAGTATGTGTAGACTTCAGGGATCTAAACAAATCTAGTCCAAAGGATAATTTTCTTTTGCCTCACATAGACATCCTGGTAGACAATGCTGCTAGAAGCTCAACTTATTCCTTCATGGACAGATTCTCCGGGTATAACCAGATTAaaatggctgaagaagataaaaagaagaCCACTTTTGTCACACCATGA
- the LOC118047507 gene encoding G-type lectin S-receptor-like serine/threonine-protein kinase At4g27290 isoform X1: MRVPMYYIPILLFCSSLLLIIQTATAIDTINTTQPIRDGDNITSSGGNYVLGFFSPGNSKNRFLGIWYGKISVLTAVWVANTEAPLNDSSGVLRLTDEGILVLLNRSGSVIWSSNTSTPARNAVAQLLDSGNLVVKEKDDHNLENLLWQSFEHLSDTLLPEMKLGRNRITGMNWYMTSWKSTDDPSRGNVSAILVPYGYPEILVMENSIVRHRTGPWNGLRFSGAPHLKPNPMYTFEFVYNEKEIFYRYHLLNSSMLTRLVITQNGDVQRFAWISRTQSWIIYHTANIDNCDRYALCGANAICSIDNSPVCNCLNGFVPNVQSEWKMTDWSSGCLRRTPLNCSGDGFRQLSGLKLPETKTSWFNRSMNLEECRNTCLKNCSCTAFSNLDIRNGGSGCLLWFGDLIDIRTFVDNKPDIYVRIAASELDNGGAVKINAKSNVKKRIIVSTALSTGILFLFLALFWYIWKKKQQKKVLLAGKVTGIVKRSSINNPGEDLDLPLFYLDTLTLATNNFSVDNKLGEGGFGTVYKGTLKDGQEIAVKRLSKNSRQGIDEFKNEVKCIVKLQHRNLVKLLGCCIEGDEYMLIYEFLPNKSLNFFIFENWADETHSLKLDWPKRYNIINGIARGLLYLHQDSRLRVIHRDLKASNVLLDYEMNPKISDFGLARSLGGNETEANTNKVVGTYGYISPEYAIDGLYSPKSDVFSFGVLVLEILSGNRNRGFCHPDHSLNLLGHAWKLFTGGRPLELVSKSIVETCNLSEALRLIHVGLLCVQENPEDRPTMSYVVLMLGNEDALPRPKQPGFYTERDLIGAANTSNSGQSKPYSANECSISMIEAR, translated from the exons ATGAGAGTACCAATGTATTACATTCCGATACTTCTCTTTTGCTCCTCTTTATTGCTGATTATACAAACAGCCACAGCTATTGACACCATAAACACAACTCAGCCCATTAGAGATGGCGATAACATAACTTCATCCGGTGGAAACTATGTGTTAGGGTTTTTCAGCCCAGGAAATTCCAAAAACCGGTTCTTGGGGATATGGTATGGCAAAATATCTGTCCTGACTGCTGTTTGGGTTGCCAACACAGAGGCTCCACTTAACGATTCATCGGGTGTTTTACGGCTTACAGACGAAGGAATTCTTGTCCTTCTCAATCGTAGCGGGAGTGTAATTTGGTCTTCAAACACGTCAACACCAGCAAGGAATGCAGTTGCACAGCTTTTGGATTCAGGAAACCTTGTTGTGAAAGAGAAGGATGATCATAACCTAGAAAATCTCTTATGGCAGAGTTTTGAACATCTCAGTGATACATTGTTGCCAGAAATGAAGCTAGGACGGAATAGAATAACGGGCATGAACTGGTACATGACATCATGGAAGTCAACGGATGATCCTTCGAGAGGTAACGTCTCAGCAATCCTTGTTCCTTATGGATATCCGGAGATACTTGTGATGGAGAATTCAATTGTGAGGCATCGGACAGGACCGTGGAACGGCCTGCGATTCAGTGGTGCGCCTCATTTGAAACCAAATCCCATGTACacatttgaatttgtttataatGAGAAGGAGATATTCTACCGATATCATCTTCTTAATAGCTCAATGCTTACAAGGCTCGTGATAACTCAAAATGGCGATGTCCAGCGCTTTGCCTGGATTTCTCGGACACAAAGCTGGATAATTTATCATACAGCAAATATTGATAATTGTGATCGTTATGCCCTATGTGGTGCAAATGCTATCTGTAGTATTGACAACTCACCAGTGTGCAATTGTTTGAATGGATTTGTACCGAATGTTCAAAGCGAATGGAAGATGACGGACTGGTCAAGCGGTTGCCTTAGAAGGACTCCACTAAATTGTTCTGGAGATGGGTTTCGACAGCTCTCAGGTTTGAAGTTGCCTGAGACTAAAACATCATGGTTTAACAGGAGTATGAACCTCGAGGAATGCAGGAACACATGCTTGAAGAACTGCAGTTGTACAGCATTTTCAAATTTGGACATCAGGAATGGAGGAAGTGGGTGTTTGCTCTGGTTTGGTGACCTGATTGATATCAGAACTTTCGTTGACAATAAGCCAGACATTTATGTAAGGATAGCAGCTTCAGAACTAG ATAATGGTGGCGCTGTGAAGATTAATGCTAAATCCAATGTGAAGAAGAGGATCATAGTAAGCACTGCGTTGTCTACAGGGATTCTATTCCTTTTCCTAGCCTTGTTCTGGTATATTTGGAAAAAGAAGCAGCAGAAAAAGG TTCTGCTTGCAGGAAAAGTCACAGGTATTGTTAAGAGAAGTTCAATTAACAATCCAGGAGAAGATCTTGATTTACCGTTGTTCTATTTGGATACCTTGACTCTTGCTACCAATAACTTTTCAGTTGACAACAAGCTTGGAGAAGGGGGTTTCGGAACAGTTTATAAG GGGACGTTGAAAGATGGACAAGAAATAGCTGTGAAGAGGCTCTCTAAGAATTCAAGACAAGGAATTGATGAGTTCAAAAATGAAGTCAAATGCATTGTGAAACTTCAGCACCGGAATCTGGTGAAGCTTCTAGGTTGCTGCATTGAAGGCGATGAGTATATGTTGATCTACGAGTTCCTGCCTAACAAAAGCTTGAACTTCTTTATTTTCG AAAATTGGGCAGATGAAACACACAGCTTGAAACTAGATTGGCCTAAGCGCTACAACATCATCAACGGGATTGCTCGTGGACTCCTTTATCTTCACCAAGATTCAAGACTAAGAGTAATTCATAGAGATCTAAAAGCAAGCAATGTTTTATTGGATTACGAAATGAACCCAAAAATCTCAGACTTTGGCCTGGCTAGAAGTCTTGGAGGAAATGAAACCGAAGCCAATACAAATAAAGTGGTTGGAACATA TGGCTACATATCCCCTGAATATGCCATTGATGGACTCTACTCGCCAAAATCCGACGTCTTCAGCTTTGGAGTGCTGGTGCTAGAGATATTGAGTGGGAACAGGAATCGAGGATTCTGTCATCCTGACCACAGCCTCAACCTTCTGGGGCAC GCTTGGAAGCTGTTTACTGGAGGCAGGCCTTTGGAACTGGTTTCGAAATCAATAGTTGAAACTTGCAATTTATCTGAAGCGCTCCGTTTGATTCACGTGGGTTTATTATGCGTGCAAGAGAATCCAGAAGACAGGCCAACCATGTCATATGTGGTTTTGATGTTGGGTAATGAAGATGCCTTGCCTCGACCTAAACAACCTGGTTTTTACACTGAAAGGGATTTGATTGGAGCAGCTAATACATCAAATTCAGGCCAGAGCAAACCATATTCGGCTAATGAATGCTCGATTTCGATGATAGAGGCAAGATAA
- the LOC118047507 gene encoding G-type lectin S-receptor-like serine/threonine-protein kinase At4g27290 isoform X3, whose translation MRVPMYYIPILLFCSSLLLIIQTATAIDTINTTQPIRDGDNITSSGGNYVLGFFSPGNSKNRFLGIWYGKISVLTAVWVANTEAPLNDSSGVLRLTDEGILVLLNRSGSVIWSSNTSTPARNAVAQLLDSGNLVVKEKDDHNLENLLWQSFEHLSDTLLPEMKLGRNRITGMNWYMTSWKSTDDPSRGNVSAILVPYGYPEILVMENSIVRHRTGPWNGLRFSGAPHLKPNPMYTFEFVYNEKEIFYRYHLLNSSMLTRLVITQNGDVQRFAWISRTQSWIIYHTANIDNCDRYALCGANAICSIDNSPVCNCLNGFVPNVQSEWKMTDWSSGCLRRTPLNCSGDGFRQLSGLKLPETKTSWFNRSMNLEECRNTCLKNCSCTAFSNLDIRNGGSGCLLWFGDLIDIRTFVDNKPDIYVRIAASELDNGGAVKINAKSNVKKRIIVSTALSTGILFLFLALFWYIWKKKQQKKGKVTGIVKRSSINNPGEDLDLPLFYLDTLTLATNNFSVDNKLGEGGFGTVYKGTLKDGQEIAVKRLSKNSRQGIDEFKNEVKCIVKLQHRNLVKLLGCCIEGDEYMLIYEFLPNKSLNFFIFENWADETHSLKLDWPKRYNIINGIARGLLYLHQDSRLRVIHRDLKASNVLLDYEMNPKISDFGLARSLGGNETEANTNKVVGTYGYISPEYAIDGLYSPKSDVFSFGVLVLEILSGNRNRGFCHPDHSLNLLGHAWKLFTGGRPLELVSKSIVETCNLSEALRLIHVGLLCVQENPEDRPTMSYVVLMLGNEDALPRPKQPGFYTERDLIGAANTSNSGQSKPYSANECSISMIEAR comes from the exons ATGAGAGTACCAATGTATTACATTCCGATACTTCTCTTTTGCTCCTCTTTATTGCTGATTATACAAACAGCCACAGCTATTGACACCATAAACACAACTCAGCCCATTAGAGATGGCGATAACATAACTTCATCCGGTGGAAACTATGTGTTAGGGTTTTTCAGCCCAGGAAATTCCAAAAACCGGTTCTTGGGGATATGGTATGGCAAAATATCTGTCCTGACTGCTGTTTGGGTTGCCAACACAGAGGCTCCACTTAACGATTCATCGGGTGTTTTACGGCTTACAGACGAAGGAATTCTTGTCCTTCTCAATCGTAGCGGGAGTGTAATTTGGTCTTCAAACACGTCAACACCAGCAAGGAATGCAGTTGCACAGCTTTTGGATTCAGGAAACCTTGTTGTGAAAGAGAAGGATGATCATAACCTAGAAAATCTCTTATGGCAGAGTTTTGAACATCTCAGTGATACATTGTTGCCAGAAATGAAGCTAGGACGGAATAGAATAACGGGCATGAACTGGTACATGACATCATGGAAGTCAACGGATGATCCTTCGAGAGGTAACGTCTCAGCAATCCTTGTTCCTTATGGATATCCGGAGATACTTGTGATGGAGAATTCAATTGTGAGGCATCGGACAGGACCGTGGAACGGCCTGCGATTCAGTGGTGCGCCTCATTTGAAACCAAATCCCATGTACacatttgaatttgtttataatGAGAAGGAGATATTCTACCGATATCATCTTCTTAATAGCTCAATGCTTACAAGGCTCGTGATAACTCAAAATGGCGATGTCCAGCGCTTTGCCTGGATTTCTCGGACACAAAGCTGGATAATTTATCATACAGCAAATATTGATAATTGTGATCGTTATGCCCTATGTGGTGCAAATGCTATCTGTAGTATTGACAACTCACCAGTGTGCAATTGTTTGAATGGATTTGTACCGAATGTTCAAAGCGAATGGAAGATGACGGACTGGTCAAGCGGTTGCCTTAGAAGGACTCCACTAAATTGTTCTGGAGATGGGTTTCGACAGCTCTCAGGTTTGAAGTTGCCTGAGACTAAAACATCATGGTTTAACAGGAGTATGAACCTCGAGGAATGCAGGAACACATGCTTGAAGAACTGCAGTTGTACAGCATTTTCAAATTTGGACATCAGGAATGGAGGAAGTGGGTGTTTGCTCTGGTTTGGTGACCTGATTGATATCAGAACTTTCGTTGACAATAAGCCAGACATTTATGTAAGGATAGCAGCTTCAGAACTAG ATAATGGTGGCGCTGTGAAGATTAATGCTAAATCCAATGTGAAGAAGAGGATCATAGTAAGCACTGCGTTGTCTACAGGGATTCTATTCCTTTTCCTAGCCTTGTTCTGGTATATTTGGAAAAAGAAGCAGCAGAAAAAGG GAAAAGTCACAGGTATTGTTAAGAGAAGTTCAATTAACAATCCAGGAGAAGATCTTGATTTACCGTTGTTCTATTTGGATACCTTGACTCTTGCTACCAATAACTTTTCAGTTGACAACAAGCTTGGAGAAGGGGGTTTCGGAACAGTTTATAAG GGGACGTTGAAAGATGGACAAGAAATAGCTGTGAAGAGGCTCTCTAAGAATTCAAGACAAGGAATTGATGAGTTCAAAAATGAAGTCAAATGCATTGTGAAACTTCAGCACCGGAATCTGGTGAAGCTTCTAGGTTGCTGCATTGAAGGCGATGAGTATATGTTGATCTACGAGTTCCTGCCTAACAAAAGCTTGAACTTCTTTATTTTCG AAAATTGGGCAGATGAAACACACAGCTTGAAACTAGATTGGCCTAAGCGCTACAACATCATCAACGGGATTGCTCGTGGACTCCTTTATCTTCACCAAGATTCAAGACTAAGAGTAATTCATAGAGATCTAAAAGCAAGCAATGTTTTATTGGATTACGAAATGAACCCAAAAATCTCAGACTTTGGCCTGGCTAGAAGTCTTGGAGGAAATGAAACCGAAGCCAATACAAATAAAGTGGTTGGAACATA TGGCTACATATCCCCTGAATATGCCATTGATGGACTCTACTCGCCAAAATCCGACGTCTTCAGCTTTGGAGTGCTGGTGCTAGAGATATTGAGTGGGAACAGGAATCGAGGATTCTGTCATCCTGACCACAGCCTCAACCTTCTGGGGCAC GCTTGGAAGCTGTTTACTGGAGGCAGGCCTTTGGAACTGGTTTCGAAATCAATAGTTGAAACTTGCAATTTATCTGAAGCGCTCCGTTTGATTCACGTGGGTTTATTATGCGTGCAAGAGAATCCAGAAGACAGGCCAACCATGTCATATGTGGTTTTGATGTTGGGTAATGAAGATGCCTTGCCTCGACCTAAACAACCTGGTTTTTACACTGAAAGGGATTTGATTGGAGCAGCTAATACATCAAATTCAGGCCAGAGCAAACCATATTCGGCTAATGAATGCTCGATTTCGATGATAGAGGCAAGATAA
- the LOC118047507 gene encoding G-type lectin S-receptor-like serine/threonine-protein kinase At4g27290 isoform X2, with translation MRVPMYYIPILLFCSSLLLIIQTATAIDTINTTQPIRDGDNITSSGGNYVLGFFSPGNSKNRFLGIWYGKISVLTAVWVANTEAPLNDSSGVLRLTDEGILVLLNRSGSVIWSSNTSTPARNAVAQLLDSGNLVVKEKDDHNLENLLWQSFEHLSDTLLPEMKLGRNRITGMNWYMTSWKSTDDPSRGNVSAILVPYGYPEILVMENSIVRHRTGPWNGLRFSGAPHLKPNPMYTFEFVYNEKEIFYRYHLLNSSMLTRLVITQNGDVQRFAWISRTQSWIIYHTANIDNCDRYALCGANAICSIDNSPVCNCLNGFVPNVQSEWKMTDWSSGCLRRTPLNCSGDGFRQLSGLKLPETKTSWFNRSMNLEECRNTCLKNCSCTAFSNLDIRNGGSGCLLWFGDLIDIRTFVDNKPDIYVRIAASELDNGGAVKINAKSNVKKRIIVSTALSTGILFLFLALFWYIWKKKQQKKVLLAGKVTGIVKRSSINNPGEDLDLPLFYLDTLTLATNNFSVDNKLGEGGFGTVYKGTLKDGQEIAVKRLSKNSRQGIDEFKNEVKCIVKLQHRNLVKLLGCCIEGDEYMLIYEFLPNKSLNFFIFDETHSLKLDWPKRYNIINGIARGLLYLHQDSRLRVIHRDLKASNVLLDYEMNPKISDFGLARSLGGNETEANTNKVVGTYGYISPEYAIDGLYSPKSDVFSFGVLVLEILSGNRNRGFCHPDHSLNLLGHAWKLFTGGRPLELVSKSIVETCNLSEALRLIHVGLLCVQENPEDRPTMSYVVLMLGNEDALPRPKQPGFYTERDLIGAANTSNSGQSKPYSANECSISMIEAR, from the exons ATGAGAGTACCAATGTATTACATTCCGATACTTCTCTTTTGCTCCTCTTTATTGCTGATTATACAAACAGCCACAGCTATTGACACCATAAACACAACTCAGCCCATTAGAGATGGCGATAACATAACTTCATCCGGTGGAAACTATGTGTTAGGGTTTTTCAGCCCAGGAAATTCCAAAAACCGGTTCTTGGGGATATGGTATGGCAAAATATCTGTCCTGACTGCTGTTTGGGTTGCCAACACAGAGGCTCCACTTAACGATTCATCGGGTGTTTTACGGCTTACAGACGAAGGAATTCTTGTCCTTCTCAATCGTAGCGGGAGTGTAATTTGGTCTTCAAACACGTCAACACCAGCAAGGAATGCAGTTGCACAGCTTTTGGATTCAGGAAACCTTGTTGTGAAAGAGAAGGATGATCATAACCTAGAAAATCTCTTATGGCAGAGTTTTGAACATCTCAGTGATACATTGTTGCCAGAAATGAAGCTAGGACGGAATAGAATAACGGGCATGAACTGGTACATGACATCATGGAAGTCAACGGATGATCCTTCGAGAGGTAACGTCTCAGCAATCCTTGTTCCTTATGGATATCCGGAGATACTTGTGATGGAGAATTCAATTGTGAGGCATCGGACAGGACCGTGGAACGGCCTGCGATTCAGTGGTGCGCCTCATTTGAAACCAAATCCCATGTACacatttgaatttgtttataatGAGAAGGAGATATTCTACCGATATCATCTTCTTAATAGCTCAATGCTTACAAGGCTCGTGATAACTCAAAATGGCGATGTCCAGCGCTTTGCCTGGATTTCTCGGACACAAAGCTGGATAATTTATCATACAGCAAATATTGATAATTGTGATCGTTATGCCCTATGTGGTGCAAATGCTATCTGTAGTATTGACAACTCACCAGTGTGCAATTGTTTGAATGGATTTGTACCGAATGTTCAAAGCGAATGGAAGATGACGGACTGGTCAAGCGGTTGCCTTAGAAGGACTCCACTAAATTGTTCTGGAGATGGGTTTCGACAGCTCTCAGGTTTGAAGTTGCCTGAGACTAAAACATCATGGTTTAACAGGAGTATGAACCTCGAGGAATGCAGGAACACATGCTTGAAGAACTGCAGTTGTACAGCATTTTCAAATTTGGACATCAGGAATGGAGGAAGTGGGTGTTTGCTCTGGTTTGGTGACCTGATTGATATCAGAACTTTCGTTGACAATAAGCCAGACATTTATGTAAGGATAGCAGCTTCAGAACTAG ATAATGGTGGCGCTGTGAAGATTAATGCTAAATCCAATGTGAAGAAGAGGATCATAGTAAGCACTGCGTTGTCTACAGGGATTCTATTCCTTTTCCTAGCCTTGTTCTGGTATATTTGGAAAAAGAAGCAGCAGAAAAAGG TTCTGCTTGCAGGAAAAGTCACAGGTATTGTTAAGAGAAGTTCAATTAACAATCCAGGAGAAGATCTTGATTTACCGTTGTTCTATTTGGATACCTTGACTCTTGCTACCAATAACTTTTCAGTTGACAACAAGCTTGGAGAAGGGGGTTTCGGAACAGTTTATAAG GGGACGTTGAAAGATGGACAAGAAATAGCTGTGAAGAGGCTCTCTAAGAATTCAAGACAAGGAATTGATGAGTTCAAAAATGAAGTCAAATGCATTGTGAAACTTCAGCACCGGAATCTGGTGAAGCTTCTAGGTTGCTGCATTGAAGGCGATGAGTATATGTTGATCTACGAGTTCCTGCCTAACAAAAGCTTGAACTTCTTTATTTTCG ATGAAACACACAGCTTGAAACTAGATTGGCCTAAGCGCTACAACATCATCAACGGGATTGCTCGTGGACTCCTTTATCTTCACCAAGATTCAAGACTAAGAGTAATTCATAGAGATCTAAAAGCAAGCAATGTTTTATTGGATTACGAAATGAACCCAAAAATCTCAGACTTTGGCCTGGCTAGAAGTCTTGGAGGAAATGAAACCGAAGCCAATACAAATAAAGTGGTTGGAACATA TGGCTACATATCCCCTGAATATGCCATTGATGGACTCTACTCGCCAAAATCCGACGTCTTCAGCTTTGGAGTGCTGGTGCTAGAGATATTGAGTGGGAACAGGAATCGAGGATTCTGTCATCCTGACCACAGCCTCAACCTTCTGGGGCAC GCTTGGAAGCTGTTTACTGGAGGCAGGCCTTTGGAACTGGTTTCGAAATCAATAGTTGAAACTTGCAATTTATCTGAAGCGCTCCGTTTGATTCACGTGGGTTTATTATGCGTGCAAGAGAATCCAGAAGACAGGCCAACCATGTCATATGTGGTTTTGATGTTGGGTAATGAAGATGCCTTGCCTCGACCTAAACAACCTGGTTTTTACACTGAAAGGGATTTGATTGGAGCAGCTAATACATCAAATTCAGGCCAGAGCAAACCATATTCGGCTAATGAATGCTCGATTTCGATGATAGAGGCAAGATAA